The Triticum urartu cultivar G1812 unplaced genomic scaffold, Tu2.1 TuUngrouped_contig_4882, whole genome shotgun sequence sequence CGGAGGGTCCGAAAGAGACTTGTTCAAGTTTTTGTGATATAGCAAGAAAGAATTTGGACAAGTCAagatagatagctagagaaggtgcTTAAGCATTCTTAAGCACACTTGTTACTAAACCGTGATGTGTGTTTAGAGAGCAATTTACCTTCCAATTCCTTTGCAATATTCATTGGCTCCAGAACTGCAGATGCCCTCTTAAGGAAGCTCTTCCTTTTTTTTTGTGAGCTGGCGTGCTTAGTCATATTTGACTCAGTCAAAACCGGTTGACCTGACCAAAACCGAGTCAAGGGTTGTATTTTGAACTATGTGACAAGTTGAGGGTGCAATTCGACCGGTTTTAAACATGAGGGTTGTAAATCAAACTGATTGGTTAGTTCAGGATTAAAATGTGGACTTCTCGCTTTTATAGTCAACTTGAGAAAATCAAGTACCTTGCATTGCACTATCTTCCTTCGGAGTAACACCTCTACGGCTCACGGTCAAACTGCTGCTCATCAAAACATACGTTGGCGTTTCAGTCGGAAGAGTTGTGGCACAATCACTGGTATCTCCACGTCCTGAATCTCAAAGAATACAAAGAAAAATGCTGATCTTCTGCACTAACTTTGGACAAATAAATAATAAGCCCGTATGTTTATGTACCAGTTGTTTTAATTTTTTCTTTCCTCCAATACTGCCCTTGCCTTCTGAACTGAGCTCCAGCTCACAGCAACATGCTTCCCTAATCCTGTTTGAAACATTGGGAACTGGCAATCGGTATCCCGATGTCCTACACAAAGTAGCCACTTTAGAAATAATGTGTGTAGCTCAGTAGCTGTTTAAATAAATTGAAAGACAGATAGTTCAAGCTTTTTTTAACGGGAAGGGGACTGGAGGAAGGGGACGAGTACACGGGGAGGTGAAAAAAGGCAAAATAAATAAGGGAGAAGGAGGCTtcgagcatggttaataatatagcatGTTGCTGGCTATaacatcttgccatgtcatctatagccaatATAATAGCCAACACGTATAATAATGGGCTACAAGAAAGTATTATTTTTTTTATCATATGGCCCATCATACATTCTCACATAAGTTCTTGGAACACGTGCTACAGCCGGCTGTAAGTCTACAAcccgcttctcttctctcttcttttctctcttttctaAGTTAGCAAAGATATAGTATTTAGATCCTTACAGCCCGCTTATGTCATCTTATTATACTTGCTCTTCCAAGATACGACTAGCCCACCAAGTCACTAATGAGACGTAAACATGTTGGCCAGCCATGTGCAACAGTAAGACAGTCTAGGAAAAAAGACTATAGCGAGGGAGACCGTAGAGGACGAAAACGATTGGGTCTCATTAATGACAACAAACAAACAAGGCTAGCACTGTGCAATCTCGAGCATAAAGAAGGCAGCGCAATACGTCGCATAATATTCGAGTGGTCTAGATAATAGTATCATATAGTAGTATATAACCCATAATGAATTTTCGCAACAAATAGACCTACTATGCAAGGTATCGCTTTATAGTGCATGATTGGTTCTCATCTTGGACACATTTTTCCTTCGCAAGAGACATAGATTTTCTAGCCGTTTCCACTAGAACAATCCATATTTTAACAACACTTGTATGGAAAAAGGTTGGGCAATGATGATAATATCCAACAAATGGTATAAACAAAAACAATAAAGACAACATAATTACATAGCGCACTTCCAAATTACGAACGGTTAAGTGTTTACCAAAAAGCTTGCCGCTTTTCTTTTGACAGAGCAAACAAAAATAGTAAAGAAATATTTTTTTTACCAAAAAGCTGAGAGTTTATTCCATTTTTTTACCCTCAAGGATGACACTTTTGACATGGATTACCCCCAAAGTACAAGTTTGGTCACTTGTTATCCCCATTTTGAAATTTTTGACACATTTCACCCCCTTGGAAACAGCCATACTAATTTTCACTTAAGTAATTCTTGGCTCTGGACCAGACTTGATGCTGAGCTCTCTGATGAAGCGGACGAGCCGCCCTAACTCGGATGACGATGAGCCCCCGTCGGCGATGTCCAGGCTCAACTGCTCCGCCATGGCTTGGGCCGCTGCCTTGATCTCGCCGGACACCATGGCCTCCCTCACCATCTTCTCGACGACAGCCCTGTCGCACACGTCCTTCATGTCCAGCCCCGTCCTCCACACGGCGCCCACGAGACGGCTGTTCATCTGTTGGTCGAGGAAGAAGGGCCAGCACACCATCGGCACGCCCTCGACGGCGCATTCCAGCGTGGAGTTCCAACCGGCGTGTGTCAGGAAGCAGCCCACCGCTCTGTGCCGCAGCACGTCCAGCTGAGGAGCCCACTCCACTATATTGGCCTTGCCGGCTTGCGCCACCGCGACGGCTTCTCGAAGTAGCGCTGAGCTAGCCATCTGGACCATGCCCGGCCGAAGCACCAAGAGGAAGGCGTACCCGGTGGCTGCGAGGCCGGAGAGGAACTCGGTGAACTGCTCGTACGAGATCACGGCGATGCTCCCCAGGCTCACGTATACGACGGACCGGTCGCCGTGGCCGTACAATAACGCCATGCACCCGTCGTCCTCCCGCCACAGGCTCGCGCTTGCCGCGGACCTCGAGCTGGCGTGGAGTGGACCTACCGCGAAGACGTCGCGTGTGCGCGACGCGATGTGGGCGAGCGCTGGCCGCTCCATGGACGCGGAGGTGTTGATTATCAGCGCACGTGCCTTGCAGCTATGAGCGACGCCCTTGCCAATCTTGAGTATCATGGGATCTCCGCCGCCTGCTTGCTCAGTGGAACAGAGTCCAGGACCACGAGGAAGATCTCGTCGCCGGAGAATGCCCTCCATCCCCAAAACGCCACACACTGGGTCGTCCGCAGGGAAGGGGTTCTCGCCGAGCTCGAAGACCTTAGGCATGGACATGAACGCCAGGGAGCTGCACGCGCTGAATGTGCAGAAGGCAAGCGCCGGGATGCCGAGTTCG is a genomic window containing:
- the LOC125528448 gene encoding myricetin 3-O-rhamnoside 1,2-glucosyltransferase UGT709G2-like, giving the protein MDSAPTLSVHVLVFPWPRQGLINPMLHLATALLDAGVHVTFLHTEHNLSRIARAPPPRLRLLSIPDGLPDDHPRHYMELMESMCTTGSAAYRALLLSSLLSADDVPPVTCVVADGTMPFATDIADELGIPALAFCTFSACSSLAFMSMPKVFELGENPFPADDPVCGVLGMEGILRRRDLPRGPGLCSTEQAGGGDPMILKIGKGVAHSCKARALIINTSASMERPALAHIASRTRDVFAVGPLHASSRSAASASLWREDDGCMALLYGHGDRSVVYVSLGSIAVISYEQFTEFLSGLAATGYAFLLVLRPGMVQMASSALLREAVAVAQAGKANIVEWAPQLDVLRHRAVGCFLTHAGWNSTLECAVEGVPMVCWPFFLDQQMNSRLVGAVWRTGLDMKDVCDRAVVEKMVREAMVSGEIKAAAQAMAEQLSLDIADGGSSSSELGRLVRFIRELSIKSGPEPRIT